The Flaviramulus sp. BrNp1-15 genome includes the window AGTGCAGCTACAAATAATAGGTGTTCTGAATTAAATAAGCGTGTTAATAAAGACGTTAAATAACCTCCAAAAATACCACCTGCAATAGCTCCAGCACCTATAAAACCAAATACTCTTTTAGCTTCTCTTACATTATAAACAAGATTGGCTAAAATCCAGAATTGCGATGCTGTTAATAAGCCAAATATAGCTACCCAAACATATGGAATATATAATAAGAATCCGTTTGTTAAATCAAAAGAGAAAGCAAAGGCAAATAAAATTAAAGATAATATTGAGCCAATAATAGTGCGGTCTATAACAATATTTAAAGGATATTTTTCTAATGCTTTATCATAAAAATGATATCCTATAATAGCAACTATAGCTGTTAAAACATAACCTAAAGGTAAAGCATCTGCTGTGAGTTCTGAAAGGAATAAAGAATTGATAGTAGGCTTTATTATTAAAAGACTTGTTATAATAATAAAGATGTTAAGCTGTAGTAAAAGCGTTTTATTTAATTCTTCTTCTTTTAAATCAAAAGCTTTAAGAATATATAATTTAAGCGTTTTAATAATTGACATTGGGAGGTTCAATTTTACAATATGCTTTGTGATGTCATTTTTTTAATGATCATCACAAAGCTAATACATTGTATAATGATTTTAACTAAAAAAGTTAAATAAGATATTTTAAATTAAAAGCTTGAAGATAATCTTTTAATTAAGAGCTATAGGACTTGTAAGCGCTTTGTTTTTTAAAGCTTTTTCAATAGGTTTTACAAGGTCTCTTATAATTTGTTCACCGTTTGAATCGTCTATTAAAGCGACTAAAATATAGCGTCTGTTTGGATCATTTCCCCACACTAATATAGAATCTGAATGATAGGTTTGCCATGAGCCAGATTTTCTAAATAAATGGGCATTTGGTGCAATTTTATCTAAAGTACTTACAAATTTATGATGTAAATCTGGATTACCCATAATGTCTAACATTTGTTTAGATCTTTTTTGATTAACCAATTTGCCATGAGCTAATAAATAATAATATCTACATACTTGATTTACACTTGCCGCATGACTTAAGTTTTTAATGGGTTCTCTATTGGTTTCTCCACCGCCACCATATCGTTTTCCTACCCAAAGACCACCACCTTTATTCTCATCATAGAACATGTATTTTGGGTCGGTCATTACAGATTCAATTTTTTCATAACCTAGTCTGTCAATCATTCGTGTTGAAGCCTTATTATCAGATTTACTAATCATAATCTTCATATCTTTTTTAATAGCCTCGGTTTCTTTTAATTCGCCTTTTTCAATAGCATCCATAGCTGCCAACAAAATGGCTATTTTAGGCAAACTGGCAGCATACATCATATGGTTACCATTTATACTGGCATATCTTATTTTTTCAGGATTACTTAAATCTACAATTCCAACAGACATCTTTTTTTGGGCTATTAGATTTTTCCATTTCGGATTAGTTTTTAGTTCCCTATCTAAGCTTTTTTGAAGTGTGGAATTAGAAAAAGTTGATAATGGTTTAATTTTAGAATCATTTACTTGAATAGGCAAACCTTTTTGTCCATACATTGTAAGGTTAAATACCATGATTGCTAATACGCAAAAAACGTTTATTTTCATTTATTAATTATAGTTATTAAAATATAAACAAAAGTATTTATAAAATAGATTGTAAAACTGTTAAAGTTTTTAATTCTTTTAAAAGTTAAAACGTGAATAAATACGAGTTATTTTGCCTTTTTAGATTTTAATAACTGTTAAATTTTGTAAAAATAAAATTTGATAGTTTCTAATTAGAGTGGAATATTACCATGTTTACGTTTAGGTCTGTCAACCTTTTTATCTTCAAGCATTGAAAACGCTTTAATAAGTTTTCGTCTTGTGTTTTCAGGTAAAATAACTTCATCAATAAATCCTCGTCTTGCAGCTCTGTATGGATGTGCAAATTTATCTGAATATTCAGCTTCTTTCTCTTTCCATTTTTGCTCAGGGTCATCAGCTTCTTTAATTTCTTTTCTAAAGATTATTTCTGCAGCACCTTTAGCACCCATAACAGCAATTTCTGCTCCAGGCCATGCAAAATTCATATCTGCACCTATATGTTTAGAATTCATAACATCATAAGCACCACCATAAGCTTTTCTAGTAATAACGGTAACTCTTGGTACTGTAGCTTCGCTTAACGCATATAAAAGTTTAGCACCGTGTACAATGATACCATTCCATTCTTGATCCGTTCCTGGTAAAAATCCTGGTACATCTACTAAAACTAATAAAGGAATATTAAAACAATCGCAAAAACGAGTAAATCGAGCTGCTTTTTTTGAACTTTTTACACCCAATACACCAGCTAAAAACATAGGTTGATTAGCAATAATACCAACACTACGCCCACCTAAACGAGCAAAACCTACAATGATGTTTTCAGCATAATCTTTATGAATTTCATAAAAAGAATCTTCATCAATAATACCAGAAATCACCTCATGCATATCGTAAGGTTTATTAGGATTCTCTGGTACAATATCACATAGAACTTCACGGGTTTCATCTTCCAGTTTGTAATCTAATTTTTCTGGTGTTTCCGTATTGTTTTGTGGTAAGTAACTCAATAGTTTTTTTAAATCTTCTAAACATTCAATATCGTTTGCTGATGTTTTATGAGCCACCCCAGATTTTGTTGCATGTGTATAAGCGCCACCCAGCTCTTCGCTGGTAACTTCTTCATTTGTAACTGTTTTTACAACATTTGGTCCGGTAACAAACATGTAACTGGTATTTTCTACCATTATAGTAAAATCGGTCATTGCTGGCGAGTAAACTGCACCACCAGCACAAGGCCCCATAATAGCAGATATTTGAGGAATAACTCCAGATACTTGAACGTTTCTATAAAATATATCGGCATAACCACCTAACGATTTTACTCCTTCTTGAATTCTTGCGCCTCCAGAATCATTTAAACCAATAATTGGTGCTCCAACTTTTAGCGCCAAATCCATGACTTTACATATTTTTTCGGCATGTGTTTCTGATAAAGCACCACCAAAAACTGTAAAATCTTGAGCATAAACATAAACTAATCTTCCATTTACTGTACCATATCCTGTGATAACACCATCACCATAATACAATTCATTCTCCATACCAAAATCGGTAGTTCTATGGGTTACTAGCATACCAATTTCTTCAAAAGAACCTTCATCCATTAAATAATTAACACGTTCTCTGGCAGTAAGTTTCTTTTTAGCGTGTTGTTTGTCAATACGTTT containing:
- a CDS encoding acyl-CoA carboxylase subunit beta — protein: MSSKIENLNERITQAHLGGGQKRIDKQHAKKKLTARERVNYLMDEGSFEEIGMLVTHRTTDFGMENELYYGDGVITGYGTVNGRLVYVYAQDFTVFGGALSETHAEKICKVMDLALKVGAPIIGLNDSGGARIQEGVKSLGGYADIFYRNVQVSGVIPQISAIMGPCAGGAVYSPAMTDFTIMVENTSYMFVTGPNVVKTVTNEEVTSEELGGAYTHATKSGVAHKTSANDIECLEDLKKLLSYLPQNNTETPEKLDYKLEDETREVLCDIVPENPNKPYDMHEVISGIIDEDSFYEIHKDYAENIIVGFARLGGRSVGIIANQPMFLAGVLGVKSSKKAARFTRFCDCFNIPLLVLVDVPGFLPGTDQEWNGIIVHGAKLLYALSEATVPRVTVITRKAYGGAYDVMNSKHIGADMNFAWPGAEIAVMGAKGAAEIIFRKEIKEADDPEQKWKEKEAEYSDKFAHPYRAARRGFIDEVILPENTRRKLIKAFSMLEDKKVDRPKRKHGNIPL
- a CDS encoding serine hydrolase yields the protein MKINVFCVLAIMVFNLTMYGQKGLPIQVNDSKIKPLSTFSNSTLQKSLDRELKTNPKWKNLIAQKKMSVGIVDLSNPEKIRYASINGNHMMYAASLPKIAILLAAMDAIEKGELKETEAIKKDMKIMISKSDNKASTRMIDRLGYEKIESVMTDPKYMFYDENKGGGLWVGKRYGGGGETNREPIKNLSHAASVNQVCRYYYLLAHGKLVNQKRSKQMLDIMGNPDLHHKFVSTLDKIAPNAHLFRKSGSWQTYHSDSILVWGNDPNRRYILVALIDDSNGEQIIRDLVKPIEKALKNKALTSPIALN